The DNA sequence GATGGGCGGTTGTGACCACCGCCCCACACGACCCGGCAGACCTGCCGGCCCTGACAGTGCGCACCGTGCCGCTGGCCGGGGCCCCCGACCTGATCGCGCGCCTGGGCCCGGCCGCCCCGATGGCCTGGCTGCGCCGCGGCGAGGGCCTGGTCGGCTGGGGCGAGGCGGCACGGCTGGAGTTCCCGGCGGAGTCGGCACCCGAGGGCACCGGCCGCTTCGCCGGCGCGGCCCGGGCCCTGGACGCGCTGCGGGCGCGCGCCCGGGTGCTCGACGAGGTCGGCGCACCCGGCACCGGCCCGGTGGCCTTCGGCGGATTCACGTTCGACCCGCGCTCGGGCGGCTCGGTGCTCGTCGTGCCGCGCGTGGTCGTCGGCTACCGCGGCGGCCGCGCCTGGGTCACCACCGCCGCCCGCGGCGGCGAAGAGCAGCCGGCCGAGGCGCCGGACGCCATCGCCGAAGGACCGCCGCCCGCACCCGTGGGTCCGCTGGACTGGCAGGCGGGCTCGCTCAGCGCCGGGGAGTGGGGCGCGGCCGTGGGACGGGCCGTGGAGCGGATTCGAGGCGCGGAGCTGGACAAGGTCGTCATGGCCCGCGACGTGATCGCCCGCGCCCGCGCCCCGATCGACGTGCGCACCCTGCTGGGGCGGCTGGCCCGAAGCTACCCCGACTGCTACACGTTCTCGGTGGCGGGGATGGTGGGGGCCACACCGGAGCTGCTGC is a window from the Streptomonospora litoralis genome containing:
- a CDS encoding isochorismate synthase, encoding MTTAPHDPADLPALTVRTVPLAGAPDLIARLGPAAPMAWLRRGEGLVGWGEAARLEFPAESAPEGTGRFAGAARALDALRARARVLDEVGAPGTGPVAFGGFTFDPRSGGSVLVVPRVVVGYRGGRAWVTTAARGGEEQPAEAPDAIAEGPPPAPVGPLDWQAGSLSAGEWGAAVGRAVERIRGAELDKVVMARDVIARARAPIDVRTLLGRLARSYPDCYTFSVAGMVGATPELLLRREGDEVESLVLAGTRPRAADPGEDARLGRELQESAKDREEHRYAIDSLRATLAPLCASVEAPERPRLLRLANVQHLASPARARLLPGASTLDAVAALHPTAAVGGSPTGAAMRMIRELEGMDRSRYAGPVGWIDGDGNGEWGIALRCALVEGARARLFAGCGIVAGSEPAAEVAESESKLQVMRAALTD